The genomic segment CCGCGTGGAGCGGCCTGGGCTCGACGGTGACCCTGGTGGTCCGCGAGTCCGGGCTGCTGCCGCGGATGGAGCCGTTCGTCGGTGAACTCGTCGAGCACAGCTTCAAGGAGTCCGGCGTCGACGTCCGGTTGGGCGTCACGGTCACCGAGCTGAGCCGCCCCGGCGGTACCGGGCCGGTGCGGCTGGTGCTCGACGACGGCAGCGAGTTCGAGGCCGACGAGGTGCTGCTGGCGACCGGTCGCAAACCCAACACCGGCGACATCGGCCTGCACACGGTCGGTCTGACGGCCGGTTCGTGGCCGGACGTGGACGACACCTGCCGGGTGCGCGGCGTGGCCGGCGGCTGGCTGTACGCGGTCGGCGACCTCAACCACCGCGCGCTGCTCACCCACCAGGGCAAGTACCAGTCACGGATGGCCGGCGCGGCGATCGCCGCCCGCGCCGCCGGCCGGCCGGTCGACGACGAACCGTGGGGCGCGCACGTGGCGACCGCCGACAACGCGGCGGTACCGCAGGCCGTGTTCACCGATCCGGAGGTCGGCGCGGTGGGGCTGTCCGCCGCCCAGGCGCAGCGGGCCGGGCACCGGATCCGCGTCGTCGACGTCGATCTGGGTCGCCAGGTCGTCGGCGCGCTGCTGTACGCCGACGGCTACCAGGGACAGGCCCGGATGGTCGTCGACCTGGACACCGAGACGCTACTGGGCGTCACGTTCGTCGGCCCGGGTGTCGCCGAACTGCTGCACTCGGCGACGATCGC from the Actinocatenispora thailandica genome contains:
- a CDS encoding dihydrolipoyl dehydrogenase family protein gives rise to the protein MTEATAAADDSAQDTYDVIVLGAGPVGQVLVERARAAGLSVAIVERELVGGECSYWGCVPSKALLRPVLAVDDARRVDGARQAVTGPVDAAGVFTRRDRYVSDWDDTGQADALTSGKGAVLVRGHGRLDGPRRVSVATPDDRIVRLAARHAVVLATGSSPALPDLPGIAEARPWTNRQGTDSSTVPRRLAVVGGGPVGVEMATAWSGLGSTVTLVVRESGLLPRMEPFVGELVEHSFKESGVDVRLGVTVTELSRPGGTGPVRLVLDDGSEFEADEVLLATGRKPNTGDIGLHTVGLTAGSWPDVDDTCRVRGVAGGWLYAVGDLNHRALLTHQGKYQSRMAGAAIAARAAGRPVDDEPWGAHVATADNAAVPQAVFTDPEVGAVGLSAAQAQRAGHRIRVVDVDLGRQVVGALLYADGYQGQARMVVDLDTETLLGVTFVGPGVAELLHSATIAVAGQVPIGRLWHAVPCFPTISEVWLRLLEAYRG